One segment of Mycolicibacterium neworleansense DNA contains the following:
- a CDS encoding FAD-dependent oxidoreductase, producing MDIAIIGAGLGGLAAALALQHHGHRPVVFDKTRALGEVGGPLGISPQTLRLFARWNIIEAFNGISSATGYFENLDQSGQLEKITDYAGAPEAGGEHGRFGYADTEVSPRTVHRADLHGLLVATVGAGNVRLRSQLTSITERVDHVELTFANGEVRRAGLVIAADGLRSTVRKMFSDDEIHYCGSVIFRAVSPAACLEVPNDRLRSWHSADYAKHVISMPVRAGRQVAVDATLGVDEPPRHLWSARADLAALACQFDEFDPAVGRMLRAATSPVYMHPVYDRDPIDRWTSARVALLGDAAHPMTPFGGQGANQAIQDAAELADQIATVRDGDHTAALLRYQRVRTAQTAEIQRAARGYADRRARVSLRLADILVS from the coding sequence ATGGACATCGCCATCATCGGCGCCGGGCTCGGCGGCCTGGCCGCCGCCCTCGCGCTGCAGCACCACGGCCACCGTCCCGTCGTCTTCGACAAGACCCGCGCGCTCGGTGAGGTCGGCGGCCCGCTGGGCATCTCCCCGCAGACCCTGCGGCTGTTCGCACGGTGGAACATCATCGAGGCGTTCAACGGAATCTCCTCGGCCACCGGTTACTTCGAAAACCTCGACCAGAGCGGCCAGTTGGAGAAGATCACCGACTACGCGGGGGCACCCGAGGCCGGCGGCGAACACGGCCGCTTCGGCTACGCCGACACCGAGGTGTCCCCACGCACCGTGCACCGGGCCGACCTGCACGGTCTGCTGGTCGCCACGGTCGGCGCCGGCAATGTCCGGCTGCGCTCTCAATTGACGTCGATCACCGAGCGGGTCGACCATGTCGAGCTCACCTTCGCCAACGGCGAGGTGCGACGGGCCGGTTTGGTGATCGCGGCCGACGGCCTGCGCTCCACCGTACGGAAGATGTTCAGCGACGACGAGATCCACTACTGCGGCTCGGTGATCTTCCGGGCCGTCAGCCCCGCCGCATGCCTCGAGGTGCCCAACGACCGGCTCCGGTCCTGGCATTCGGCGGACTACGCCAAGCACGTCATCTCCATGCCGGTGCGGGCCGGCCGGCAGGTGGCGGTCGACGCCACTCTCGGGGTGGACGAGCCACCCCGGCACCTGTGGTCGGCTCGGGCCGACCTGGCGGCGCTGGCCTGCCAATTCGACGAGTTCGATCCGGCGGTGGGCCGGATGTTGCGCGCCGCGACGAGCCCGGTGTACATGCACCCGGTGTACGACCGAGATCCGATCGACCGGTGGACCAGCGCCCGTGTCGCGCTGCTCGGCGATGCGGCCCATCCGATGACACCGTTCGGCGGGCAGGGCGCCAACCAGGCCATCCAGGACGCCGCCGAACTGGCCGATCAGATCGCCACGGTGCGCGACGGCGACCACACGGCCGCGCTGCTGCGTTACCAACGCGTCAGAACCGCACAGACCGCCGAGATCCAGCGTGCCGCAAGGGGCTACGCCGACCGCCGGGCCAGGGTGTCACTGCGTCTCGCCGACATCTTGGTGAGCTGA
- the ppc gene encoding phosphoenolpyruvate carboxylase, whose product MADGPDTALDPIGAVQRTPVGREATEPMREDIRLLGAILGDTVREQNGAEVFDLVERARVESFRVRRSEIDRAELAALFSGIDVRRAIPVIRAFTHFALLANVAEDIHRERRRAMHEAAGEPPQDSSLAATYRKLDQAISSAGLDAATVADGLSGALVAPVITAHPTETRRRTVFDTQHRVTELMRLRLHGQTRTADGRDIETELRRHILTLWQTALVRLSRLKISDEIETGLRYYPAAFFEVIPQVNAEVRTALQARWPEAHLLERPILRPGSWIGGDRDGNPNVDAGVVRLATGRAAHVAFAHYFTEITALEEELSMSARLVKISEGMTVLAGACHEPARADEPYRRALRVIHARLTATGREILDEQPEHELDLGLEAYQTPEEFLADLDTVDASLRGNGSAVLADDRLARLREAVRVFGFHLCGLDMRQNSEVHEQVVAELLAWAGVHPDYASLPESQRVELLAAEISTRRPLIGEGAELSELARKELDIVGAAARAVTVFGPAAVPNYIISMCQSVSDLLEAAILLKEAGLLDVSGAAHGGEVYAPVGVVPLFETIDDLQRGSAILQEALALPVYRSIISARGLHQEVMLGYSDSNKDGGYLAANWALYRAELDLVEAARKTGIRLRLFHGRGGTVGRGGGPSYDAILAQPPGAVKGSLRITEQGEVIAAKYAEPRIAHRNLETLLAATLESTLLDVEGLGENAEPAYQVLDELAALAQRAYAELVHETPGFVEYFKASTPVSEIGALNIGSRPSSRKPTTSIADLRAIPWVLAWSQSRVMLPGWYGTGTAFEEWIAEDENRVSVLQDLYERWPFFRTVLSNMAQVLAKSDMGLAARYSELVDDAELRARVFDKIVAEHDRTIAMYKLITGQDDLLADNPALARSVFNRFPYLEPLNHLQVELLRRYRAGDTDELVQRGILLTMSGLATALRNSG is encoded by the coding sequence ATGGCTGACGGTCCCGACACCGCGCTCGACCCGATCGGTGCGGTCCAGCGCACCCCCGTGGGCCGTGAGGCCACTGAGCCGATGCGTGAGGACATCCGGTTGCTCGGAGCGATCCTCGGTGACACCGTGCGTGAGCAGAACGGTGCGGAGGTCTTCGACCTGGTGGAGCGGGCCCGGGTGGAATCCTTCCGGGTCCGCCGCTCGGAAATCGACCGGGCCGAGTTGGCCGCACTGTTTTCCGGCATCGACGTCCGCCGAGCCATTCCGGTCATCCGGGCGTTCACCCACTTCGCGCTGCTGGCCAATGTCGCCGAGGACATCCACCGCGAGCGGCGCCGGGCAATGCACGAGGCGGCCGGGGAGCCCCCTCAGGACAGCAGCCTGGCGGCCACCTACCGCAAGCTGGATCAGGCGATCTCGTCGGCCGGCCTGGACGCCGCCACCGTCGCGGACGGACTGAGCGGCGCCCTGGTCGCACCGGTGATCACGGCACATCCGACCGAAACCCGGCGCCGTACCGTGTTCGACACTCAGCACCGGGTCACCGAGTTGATGCGGCTGCGTCTGCACGGCCAGACCCGTACCGCCGATGGCCGCGACATCGAGACCGAGTTGCGCCGCCACATCCTCACGCTCTGGCAAACCGCCCTTGTGCGCTTGTCGCGACTCAAGATCTCCGACGAGATCGAAACCGGCCTGCGGTATTACCCAGCCGCGTTCTTCGAGGTCATTCCCCAGGTCAATGCCGAGGTGCGTACCGCGCTGCAGGCCCGGTGGCCGGAGGCGCACCTGTTGGAGCGCCCGATCCTGCGACCGGGCAGCTGGATCGGCGGTGATCGGGACGGCAACCCCAATGTCGACGCGGGCGTGGTGCGGCTGGCCACCGGCCGGGCCGCCCACGTGGCGTTCGCGCATTACTTCACCGAGATCACCGCGCTGGAAGAAGAGCTGTCGATGTCGGCGCGGCTGGTCAAGATCAGCGAGGGTATGACCGTGCTGGCCGGTGCCTGTCACGAGCCGGCCCGTGCCGACGAGCCGTACCGGCGGGCACTGCGCGTAATTCATGCCCGCCTGACCGCCACCGGCCGCGAAATCCTCGACGAGCAACCCGAACACGAGCTCGACCTCGGGTTGGAGGCCTATCAGACCCCGGAGGAGTTCCTGGCCGACCTCGACACGGTGGATGCCTCGCTGCGCGGCAATGGCAGTGCGGTGCTGGCCGACGACCGATTGGCCCGGCTACGAGAAGCGGTGCGCGTCTTCGGGTTCCACCTGTGCGGCCTGGACATGCGGCAGAACTCCGAGGTGCACGAGCAGGTGGTCGCCGAGCTGTTGGCGTGGGCCGGGGTGCATCCCGATTACGCCTCACTGCCCGAATCGCAGCGGGTGGAGCTGCTGGCCGCCGAAATCTCGACGCGTCGGCCGTTGATCGGTGAGGGCGCCGAACTGTCGGAGTTGGCCCGCAAGGAACTCGACATCGTCGGAGCGGCAGCGCGGGCGGTCACCGTCTTCGGCCCGGCAGCGGTGCCCAACTACATCATCTCCATGTGTCAGTCGGTGTCCGATCTGCTCGAAGCCGCAATCCTGCTCAAAGAGGCTGGGCTGCTCGATGTTTCGGGTGCAGCTCACGGGGGCGAGGTGTATGCGCCGGTCGGTGTGGTGCCGCTGTTCGAAACCATCGACGATCTGCAGCGAGGGTCGGCGATCCTGCAGGAGGCGCTGGCGCTGCCGGTGTACCGCAGCATCATCTCGGCACGCGGCCTGCATCAGGAGGTGATGCTGGGTTATTCGGACTCCAACAAGGACGGCGGCTACCTTGCGGCGAACTGGGCGCTGTACCGGGCCGAGCTGGACCTCGTCGAGGCAGCGCGCAAGACCGGAATTCGGTTGCGCCTGTTCCACGGCCGGGGCGGAACCGTGGGCCGCGGCGGCGGACCGAGCTACGACGCGATCCTGGCGCAGCCGCCCGGGGCGGTGAAAGGCTCGTTGCGGATCACCGAACAAGGCGAGGTGATCGCGGCGAAGTACGCCGAACCGCGCATCGCGCACCGCAATCTGGAGACGCTGTTGGCGGCAACCCTGGAATCCACCCTGCTCGATGTCGAGGGATTGGGTGAAAACGCCGAACCGGCCTATCAGGTGCTCGATGAGCTGGCCGCCCTGGCGCAGCGGGCCTATGCCGAACTGGTCCACGAGACACCGGGATTCGTCGAGTACTTCAAGGCGTCGACACCGGTCAGTGAGATCGGTGCGCTCAACATCGGCAGCCGACCCAGCTCACGCAAGCCGACCACGTCGATCGCCGATCTGCGGGCCATCCCGTGGGTACTGGCCTGGAGCCAGTCCCGGGTGATGCTGCCGGGCTGGTACGGCACCGGCACGGCGTTCGAGGAGTGGATCGCCGAAGACGAGAACCGGGTCTCCGTGCTGCAGGACCTCTACGAGCGGTGGCCGTTCTTCCGTACGGTGCTGTCGAACATGGCGCAGGTGCTCGCCAAGTCGGACATGGGCCTGGCGGCACGATATTCCGAGTTGGTCGACGACGCGGAACTGCGCGCCAGGGTGTTCGACAAGATCGTCGCCGAGCACGACCGCACCATCGCCATGTACAAGCTGATCACCGGTCAGGACGACCTGCTGGCCGACAACCCCGCCCTGGCCCGATCGGTGTTCAACCGGTTCCCCTATCTCGAACCGCTCAATCACCTTCAGGTCGAGCTGCTGCGCCGGTATCGCGCGGGGGACACCGACGAACTGGTACAGCGCGGAATCCTGCTCACCATGAGCGGACTGGCGACCGCGTTGCGCAACAGCGGCTGA
- the secG gene encoding preprotein translocase subunit SecG, whose translation MELALQITLVVTSVLVVLLVLLHRAKGGGLSTLFGGGVQSSLSGSTVVEKNLDRLTLFVTGIWLVSIVGVALLIKYS comes from the coding sequence ATGGAATTGGCTCTGCAGATCACTCTGGTCGTGACCAGCGTGCTGGTCGTGCTCTTGGTGCTGCTGCATCGCGCCAAAGGTGGCGGTCTGTCCACCCTGTTCGGTGGCGGTGTCCAGTCCAGCCTGTCCGGCTCCACCGTGGTCGAGAAGAACCTCGACCGGCTGACGTTGTTCGTGACCGGCATCTGGCTGGTGTCGATCGTCGGCGTGGCGCTGCTGATCAAGTACAGCTAA
- the tpiA gene encoding triose-phosphate isomerase, with product MARKPLIAGNWKMNLNHFEAIALVQKIAFALPDKYFDKVDVTVIPPFTDLRSVQTLVDGDKLRLTYGAQDVSKHDSGAYTGEISGAFLAKLGCSFVVVGHSERRTYHGETDEVVAAKAAAAFKHGITPIICIGEQLEVREAGNHVEFNVNSLRGSLAGLSKEQIGQAVIAYEPVWAIGTGRVASAADAQEVCKAIRDELGNLSSPQLAAGVRVLYGGSVNAKNVGEIVAQGDVDGALVGGASLDGEQFATLSAIAAGGPLP from the coding sequence ATGGCCCGTAAGCCGCTCATCGCCGGCAACTGGAAGATGAACCTCAACCACTTCGAGGCCATCGCGCTGGTGCAGAAGATCGCGTTTGCCTTGCCGGACAAGTACTTCGACAAGGTGGACGTCACGGTTATCCCGCCGTTCACCGACCTGCGCAGCGTGCAGACCCTCGTCGACGGGGACAAGTTGCGGCTGACCTACGGAGCCCAGGACGTGTCCAAGCACGATTCGGGCGCCTACACCGGTGAGATCAGCGGGGCGTTCCTGGCCAAGCTCGGGTGCAGCTTCGTGGTGGTGGGGCACTCCGAGCGGCGCACCTACCACGGCGAGACCGACGAGGTGGTGGCCGCCAAGGCCGCTGCGGCGTTCAAGCACGGCATCACCCCGATCATCTGCATCGGTGAGCAGCTCGAGGTGCGCGAGGCGGGCAATCACGTCGAGTTCAACGTGAACTCGCTGCGCGGTTCGCTGGCCGGGCTGAGCAAGGAGCAGATCGGCCAGGCGGTCATCGCCTACGAGCCCGTGTGGGCGATCGGCACCGGGCGGGTGGCCAGTGCGGCCGATGCCCAGGAGGTCTGCAAGGCCATCCGTGACGAGTTGGGCAACCTGTCCTCACCACAGCTCGCGGCGGGCGTGCGCGTGCTCTACGGCGGGTCGGTCAACGCCAAGAACGTCGGCGAGATCGTGGCGCAGGGCGACGTCGACGGCGCGCTGGTCGGTGGGGCGTCGCTGGACGGTGAGCAGTTCGCCACGCTGTCGGCCATCGCCGCGGGCGGACCTCTGCCGTAA
- a CDS encoding phosphoglycerate kinase — MTVKTLADLLAEGVEGRGVLVRSDLNVPLDDEGNITDPGRIIASVPTLKALAEAGAKVVVIAHLGRPKGAPDSKLSLAPVAAALGEKLGRHVQLAGDVVGTDALARAEGLTDGDVLLLENIRFDPRETSKDDAERLALAKALAALVEGADGSPGAFVSDGFGVVHRKQASVYDIATLLPHYAGTLVDAEVKVLEQLTSSTERPYAVVLGGSKVSDKLAVIENLATKADSIIIGGGMCFTFLASQGVSVGTSLLQEEMIDTCKRLLDTYADVIHLPVDIVVADKFAADAESETVASDRIPEGKMGLDIGPESVKRFTALLSNAKTVFWNGPMGVFEFPAFAEGTRGVAEAIIGATEKGAFSVVGGGDSAAAVRQLGLAEDGFSHISTGGGASLEYLEGKTLPGIEVLES; from the coding sequence ATGACTGTCAAGACACTCGCTGACCTGTTGGCCGAAGGTGTGGAGGGGCGGGGCGTCCTGGTGCGCTCCGACCTCAACGTCCCCCTCGACGACGAGGGCAATATCACCGATCCCGGCCGCATCATCGCCTCGGTGCCGACGCTCAAAGCGCTGGCCGAGGCCGGTGCCAAGGTCGTCGTCATCGCTCATCTGGGCCGGCCCAAGGGCGCCCCGGACTCGAAGTTGTCGCTGGCCCCGGTCGCCGCGGCACTGGGGGAGAAGCTCGGTCGCCACGTGCAGCTGGCCGGTGACGTGGTCGGCACCGACGCCCTGGCCCGGGCCGAGGGCCTGACCGACGGTGACGTCTTGCTGCTGGAGAACATCCGCTTCGACCCGCGGGAGACCAGCAAGGACGACGCCGAGCGGTTGGCGCTGGCCAAGGCGCTGGCCGCCCTGGTCGAGGGTGCCGACGGCTCGCCGGGTGCCTTCGTCTCCGACGGCTTCGGCGTGGTGCACCGCAAGCAGGCCTCGGTCTACGACATCGCCACCTTGCTGCCGCACTACGCCGGCACGCTGGTGGACGCCGAGGTCAAGGTGCTGGAGCAGCTGACCAGCTCGACTGAGCGTCCCTACGCCGTCGTGCTCGGTGGCTCCAAGGTCTCCGACAAACTCGCGGTCATCGAGAACCTCGCGACCAAGGCCGACAGCATCATCATCGGTGGTGGCATGTGCTTCACCTTCCTTGCCTCCCAAGGGGTTTCGGTAGGTACCTCACTGCTGCAGGAGGAGATGATCGATACCTGCAAGCGGCTGCTCGACACCTACGCCGACGTGATCCATCTCCCGGTGGACATCGTGGTGGCCGACAAGTTCGCCGCCGACGCCGAGTCGGAGACCGTGGCCTCTGACCGCATCCCCGAAGGCAAGATGGGCCTCGACATCGGTCCGGAGTCGGTCAAGCGGTTCACCGCACTGCTGTCCAACGCCAAGACCGTGTTCTGGAACGGCCCCATGGGCGTGTTCGAGTTCCCGGCCTTCGCCGAAGGCACGCGCGGAGTGGCCGAGGCGATCATCGGCGCCACCGAGAAGGGCGCATTCAGCGTCGTCGGCGGTGGTGACTCGGCGGCCGCCGTGCGTCAGCTCGGCCTGGCCGAGGACGGTTTCTCCCACATCTCGACCGGTGGCGGCGCGTCGCTGGAATACCTAGAGGGCAAGACCCTGCCCGGCATCGAAGTACTGGAGTCGTAG
- the gap gene encoding type I glyceraldehyde-3-phosphate dehydrogenase — protein sequence MTIRVGVNGFGRIGRNFYRALATQQAEGKNTDIEIVAVNDLTDNATLAHLLKFDSILGRLPQDVSLEGEDTIVIGDKKIKALEVKEGPAALPWGDLGVDVVVESTGIFTKREKAQGHLDAGAKKVIISAPASGEDITIVLGVNDDKYDGSQNIISNASCTTNCLGPLAKVLNDEFGIVKGLMTTIHAYTQDQNLQDGPHKDLRRARAAALNIVPTSTGAAKAIGLVLPELKGKLDGYALRVPIPTGSVTDLTAELAKSASADEINAAMKAAAEGPMKGIMKYYDAPIVSSDIVTDPHSSIFDSGLTKVIDNQAKVVSWYDNEWGYSNRLADLVELVGKSL from the coding sequence GTGACTATCCGGGTAGGCGTTAACGGCTTCGGCCGCATCGGGCGCAACTTCTACCGGGCCCTGGCAACGCAGCAGGCCGAGGGCAAGAACACTGATATCGAGATCGTGGCGGTCAACGACCTCACCGACAACGCCACCCTGGCTCACCTGCTGAAGTTCGATTCAATCCTGGGCCGTCTGCCGCAGGACGTCAGCCTCGAGGGTGAAGACACCATCGTCATCGGCGACAAGAAGATCAAGGCCCTCGAAGTAAAGGAAGGTCCGGCAGCCCTGCCGTGGGGCGACCTCGGAGTCGATGTGGTCGTCGAGTCGACCGGCATCTTCACCAAGCGCGAAAAGGCCCAGGGTCACCTGGACGCGGGCGCCAAGAAGGTCATCATCTCCGCGCCCGCCTCCGGTGAGGACATCACCATCGTGCTGGGTGTGAACGACGACAAGTACGACGGCAGCCAGAACATCATCTCGAACGCCTCCTGCACCACCAACTGTCTCGGCCCGCTGGCCAAGGTCCTCAACGACGAGTTCGGCATCGTCAAGGGCCTGATGACCACCATCCACGCCTACACCCAGGATCAGAACCTGCAGGACGGTCCGCACAAGGATTTGCGCCGTGCTCGCGCTGCCGCGCTGAACATCGTCCCGACCTCCACCGGTGCCGCCAAGGCCATCGGTCTGGTGCTGCCCGAACTCAAGGGCAAGCTCGACGGCTACGCTCTGCGCGTGCCGATTCCCACGGGGTCGGTCACCGACCTGACCGCCGAGCTGGCCAAGTCGGCTTCCGCCGACGAGATCAACGCCGCGATGAAGGCCGCCGCGGAGGGACCGATGAAGGGGATCATGAAGTACTACGACGCGCCTATCGTGTCGAGCGACATCGTCACCGATCCGCACAGTTCGATCTTCGACTCGGGTCTGACCAAGGTCATCGACAACCAGGCCAAGGTCGTCTCCTGGTATGACAACGAGTGGGGATATTCCAACCGCCTCGCCGATCTTGTTGAACTCGTAGGGAAGTCGCTCTAA